The Zingiber officinale cultivar Zhangliang chromosome 2A, Zo_v1.1, whole genome shotgun sequence genomic sequence CGAGGGAAACTAAATGCCGATGGTGGACACGGCTGATAATCTCAACTTCAGCTTTGAATTCCCTCTCGCCCTGTCCACTGCCGACTTTCAGTTGTTTTGCGGCGATCTCTTTACCGTCGGGTAACTGCCCTTTGTAGACGCAACCGAAGCCTCCTTCGCCTAAAATGTTCTGCGGCGAGAAGCCATTTGTCATGTTGTATAGTTCATTGTAAGAGAAGCTTATCGGAGTATTGCCAATCCCTGCCTCTGATGCAAAACTTCCAGACTTATGGTGGTACATAAGGGGAGCTGTTGGGGACCTCAACTGTGGTGATTCTGGTGAGGAAAGAAGCAAATGGTGAGTCTGATAAATTGAAAGAAGCAACTGTTGCATAGTATATCGAAAGGGTGTGCCGAGAATTTAAAGCGCAGGCATCTCCAGTTATCAAGATAGATAGACTGCCGCATTACCTGACATTGCCGACGAGGTATATGGAGAATGCATAAGAAACCCTGCAACATATCCATCGCCGGACTTCCTCCGCCGTCTTACAAACCACACGGCTAACACCAGAGAACACAGTACAAAGAGCACCACCACCACAGCAACGGGCACTATGGTGTTTGTTTTAGAGGTGCCGGCGCCGCTGCCACCTTGAGAATTGCTGTTTCGTGCATCTGAAGGAGGAACTAAGGCAGTGCTGGAGATAGGGCCGGTTGGGTTCATCGAATTGCCGGGTGGAATGACGGGAGGGGGCAAGGAAGGGGAAACTCGATCGAGGGAAGGAGTTGAAGGAGTTGTGGGAGCGGGTGGTGATGCAGATGGAAGAGAAGGAGAGCTGGGAGGCCTCGGCACATGTGGAGGAGAAGGTGAAGCCTTTGGTGGCCGAACGACTGGTGATGGTGGAGCAATGTTGGTCGGCGGTGGAGGTGGAGTCGGAGTTTGGCGGGTGGAGGGTACCGATGGCGGCGGAAGAGAATCTGCaacgggaggaggaggaggaatcggaggaggaggagaggccggaatcggaggaggaggagaatgACTTGTCGGCGTGGGAGGGGGGATGGAGATCGAGACCGGTGGCGGAGGAGAAGGTGTTACAGGCGGCGGAGGAAAGGCTACAGAAGTGGGTGGAGGAGACAATAGCGTAGGCGGGGGAGTAGCCGAGGGTGGATTTGCAACTGGCGGCGGTGCTGATGGTGGTGACGGCGGCGGAGAATCCGGAAGAGGCGGAGAGACCGGCGGTGGCGAAGAGGAAGGAGGGGAGGTTGGTGTAGGGGGAGGGGAACTGGGCACCGgtggaggaggagaaggtggcGGTGGGTTAGAGATTGGAGGCGGCGAAAGCAAATCCGGTGGCGGAGGTGAAGCAGATGCAGAAGAAGAAGGCGACGGCGgagtcaaggaagaagaagaagaaggcggaGGGGAGGTCGACATACTCGTCTCCTTCCTCTCTCGCAACTACAGAATATCTCAAAAGGTCGATGAACAAAACTGCGGAGCCCAAATCACCATGAATCCACAAGCTTCTTCCTCTCTCGACGAACGATCTCGGCATCAATCTTCAGCAACACCATTTCAGATCGTTCAATCCAAACTCGCACAGCTCTGGGGAACAACAAATCTACCTGTTCCTATCACAATCTCCTGAACAAAAACTCCCCAATGAATCGTCAATGGCGGAACTCGATTCCTCATCGCCACATACAACAAGAAGACCAACCCCCAGTGAATCACACCTCTTCTGACGGGAAGGAACCCGTACCCTACCAAATCCGAGCAACCGCCGCCACGGACCGAATGGTGGCCCAAAATCTCAACTTCAGCAAAGAAAACACCGCAAGATCCAAAATTTTCCCGAGATTGAGCAAATGGCGACCAAATCCAAGGAAGAAAGCCGATCGCAGAAATCTAGAAGAAGGTTAGGGCAGAAGCAGATCCTCTCACCCTCTCCTCCCCTCCATCTGCACCAAGCAAGACACCAGCCGGCGACGACTCAAACTTCTTCCCATGTTACTGAGAAGCGACCACTGAGCAGGAAGTGGAATGGAGTGGACAATCGATTCCAttggaaataaataaataaactaaaattaTTACTCTAAAGTTTTAGATCGAACATAATGAATAATTTGACAGCTTTTGAGGTTCGTTGACTTTAGAATTTCCGctattaatttcattaattatTTTCCCATTTGACTGAAGAAGTATGGTTGACCTGATAGGCTGGCCAAGCAATTAATTTGggataatttagttaattttgggCAATAATTCTTATTTTATTAGATTAATGACGTCATTAATGGATGATGAAGATGACAAGCAATACTAGTGAGGAGATGTGTATGGCTTTAGGGGAATCCTATCAAGTTATATACTTACAAGTAGATGGAATTTTGAGCCTCTACTTTATTCCCCTTTAACCGTCTATTTGCGGCTATACGAACAATAAAGGGGTGTATTATACTTCGAGATAGAAGGGAAAGGGAGcgggaaagggaaagaaaaagaagattatttaaatatacttatcttatttaggaagctaaagaaagaaaaggattgaGAATAAATTGTATTTTTGTGTTCTTTATCTTTCTTTGACGCATCTAGTTGTACATGGAGTGCAATGGCAAGCCATCAGGGTTGGTTGGTCAAGGGACGGGGCTCTAATCCAATCATATTTAAGATGCTCAATTATACTTcaattaaagaaatataattatttatatatatattttttatttaatcgaCTAAGGTCCATCCGTTACACACCCAATATCAAGTAAAACGGATAAGCCTTTCCTATTCTACTGTAAAACATTATGATTGTATTTGGTAGGGTGTAATTTGTCTTGTAATTTAATTCACATTACAaagttgattattttatttcgtttcatttttaacttgtaatgtaatgtaatctggattacaaaatgtaatgaagTTTTATAATCTGAATTACAAAACAAATAcattgtaatccgattacattacaaggtcatcttttaacaaaaatttaaatgtcaaatatacccctagtctgtcGTCTCCCATCTTCGCTCGTCGCCACTGCCACCGCCCACCACCGCCCCTCGGCGGTTGACGATGGCCGGCGACCGATGGCCAGCGACCGACAGCAGCCGTCATCGTAAGCTCCGACATAGATGTAGCGCCCGCCGGTAGAAGTCgtaagatatttttatcattttataataatatgaattatattccttataaaaataatagacatcaaacaaaagaatataatcatctttgtaatcaaagattatatacattttattatcaaacgtagtaatataatcaaaattacattacattacattacaaatttaattatattataagCTAAATTACATTACGCTCAACTAAACGTAGCCACATAAATATTCTGTtagtttagaaaaataaaataaatttattaataatagagaaaacaaatcacttcttcaATGGCAAAACTAACATAATTAAACCTTAATatactttctttttctttaattttggaaaTTGCCACGTAGCAATGTTCACCATGTATAAATTTACATTTTTATCTTATAATATTATTTGattcaaaaattgaaaatttcCCTCTAATTACTGTATTTTCCCgtcattaaattttaattaattttttttttcaaaaaataaatttacagCCGAATAAATATCTAGTTGTCGCGATTACCTTTTCACTATTCACTAAATAAATGTTTTTTCCCCTTTTTATTTGAAATCATCTTTTTATATTGCTATAATTACTCGGCACAGTTTGTTAACCGATCGGGCAGCCCGGCCCATTTTCACCTTTTAAATAAGAATGTCAATATCGTAAATAATTGGAACTCAAGGGTGGAgttatttatttctgcaaattgcTGCAATGACCTATAAAAGGCGGTAGAGATAGAAGAGTAGCGAAGGGGAAGGAGACGCACGAAGTGACGCATCGTTGTtctcttctgcttcttcttcttcaagaattAGGTATGTGCGCCTTAGATGTGATCGATTTGTATTTTTTGTTTTCTTATGATCTATTATTGTTTCGATGATTCGCTCGTCGATGGTGTGTTTGTTTAATCTCTGTTTGATCTAATCTCGTTTCCTTGTCGTTTTCAAGGGTTTGAGTTAGCGAGTGGGAAATATCATGGTGAATAAGAATACCTTCCGCAACATCGTCAGAATGACAGGTATGGGTTCATTGCGTTTGATCTTAAATAATCGAGTCTATCGGTTTTACTAATTCCTAAGCCTTCCATCTATAGTTCTTCGAAGAAGAACTCAGTGACTGGGTTCGCTTGCCTAAATTgttagctaattttcttatttGACATAAAAAAAGGGATTTTAaggaatatatttaaattttgagaaatttaaGGAACATAAAAAAAGGGATTTTAaggaatatatttaaattttgagaaatttaaGGAACATAAAAAAAGGGATTTTAGTCTCATCAATGCTTCCGTTTTGATTCAGAAACAAAATATTAAAGTATAAATATTtggggaaaaagaaaaagaaaaagaaaaaccgGAAATGAGATTGAAATGTTTCTAAAGGGATGTGTCCATTGCACTTAATGTTAATTTATAGGCTGTATCAGCTTTATCTAATTCTTGTATCTTCCATACGTAGAGTTGAAAGATACGGCTTGCTTGTTTAAATTTCTAACTAATTTCCAATGTTTACCACAATTAACCTTGTGTTGATTCCAATATTTGGTACTAATTTTTCTTATCTGTTTGGGCTAATTTGTCTTGATTATTTTCTCTCCTTTTTGAAAGATTCTGCAAAACACAGTGTtgcagactcagaagatgatgagAGTGATCATTTTTCTGACATTGATGATGCTGAGGTATGTCATCCTTGATAGTAATTTTGGGTGTTAATTGCTTAAATTTTGCTTAAAAGATCTCCATGTTGTGCCCATTCATCTTCTGTGCGAAGAATATTTATATTATCTACATGCCAAGAACTTTTGTTCCTTCTGAAAGAAAAATGTTTTCCCTAGGTAAATAGATGCCTACATACTGAGAAAGAGAAGGACCTTAAAAAGATTATATGGGAAGCAATGAACAGAGAGTACCTTGAGGTGATAAAAGTAAATTTCATGAATGTTCATGTAATATTTCATTTGGATATTAGATTTGATTTCAAAAAGTAAATGTTGAGCAGGAACAAGCAGCAAAGGAAGCTGTTGTTGCAGATGCCAAGGAGGCATATGAAGCTAAGTGCACAAATATTTCAGAAGATTTGTTAGCTGCAAAGGAGCTTGCGAATGCAACTGCTGCAGCTCTAGCAAAATCCAGAAAGGTGCTAATTAATATGATTTGACTTTCTCACTGTTTGTGAACCTTTTTAATTGATGCAAAACTAGGATTTGTTAATTTCACAGTATATAATACATGCTTGTGACATTTGTTCCACTTTGTTACTTTGTGCATATCGTGCAATTATCTATCTAAATTTAGAATATTGGTTTGGGGTTTTGGGGATGTTCATTCTTAACTCCAACCTTTACTAAAAGATTTAAATGACAATCCTTCCACAGTTCCATTTCTTGCCCTGACTATGGCATGGTCTCGGTGCTAAGCCATGCAGATACACAGTATAGGTCAGCACCCAATGCAATTTGGTCATATGAACAAGGACCTAAAATGTATTGAGCTGCTTTGTGCTCTCACTGCAAATTTCTTTTCCCTACCCATACTTTTCCACCATGCACTTTTCAATCTACCTAACCTTATACCTTCTTCGTTCAAAAGCATGTTGTTCATATTCATTTGTATGGTGTGTATTTCGGAAATacttaaacaataaaaaatcCTGAAAATACTTTACCTAATTTACTTTCAGAATATATTTAATGTCGTATTGTTGTTTTTCTCTTTGTGAAATATATTTGTCCTGCTACCATACTATATCAATTGCAGGAAAAG encodes the following:
- the LOC122041352 gene encoding proline-rich receptor-like protein kinase PERK9 gives rise to the protein MSTSPPPSSSSSLTPPSPSSSASASPPPPDLLSPPPISNPPPPSPPPPVPSSPPPTPTSPPSSSPPPVSPPLPDSPPPSPPSAPPPVANPPSATPPPTLLSPPPTSVAFPPPPVTPSPPPPVSISIPPPTPTSHSPPPPIPASPPPPIPPPPPVADSLPPPSVPSTRQTPTPPPPPTNIAPPSPVVRPPKASPSPPHVPRPPSSPSLPSASPPAPTTPSTPSLDRVSPSLPPPVIPPGNSMNPTGPISSTALVPPSDARNSNSQGGSGAGTSKTNTIVPVAVVVVLFVLCSLVLAVWFVRRRRKSGDGYVAGFLMHSPYTSSAMSESPQLRSPTAPLMYHHKSGSFASEAGIGNTPISFSYNELYNMTNGFSPQNILGEGGFGCVYKGQLPDGKEIAAKQLKVGSGQGEREFKAEVEIISRVHHRHLVSLVGYCISDNQRLLVYDFVPNGTLDSHLHGNETTVLDWPTRVKIAAGAARGIAYLHEDCHPRIIHRDIKSSNILLDNNFEAQVSDFGLARLAMDAKTHVTTRVIGTFGYMAPEYASSGKLTERSDVYSFGVVLLELITGRKPVDDTQPMGEESLVEWARPRLTEALETRDFGVIADTKLGNNYNETEMFRLIEAAAACIRHSATMRPSMGKVVRVLDALADLDLNNGVKPGQSGIFNALESGDIRLFQRMAFGTQVSSPDYSQSSLSNQSEL